AGGCTGAACAATCTGTCTTAGGTGCCATTATCATTGATCCGGAATTAGTAAACTCAACTCAGGAAGTATTACTTCCTGAGTCATTTTATAGGGGCGCACATCAACATATCTTCCGTGCAATGATGAATTTAAATGAAGATAATAATGAAATTGATGTTGTTACTATAATGGATCAGCTGTCACAAGAAGGACGCTTGAGTGAAGCGGGTGGTCCTCAATACTTAGCAGAATTAACTAATAATGTGCCAACAACACGAAATGTGCAATATTATACGGATATTGTTTTTAAGCATGCCTTAAAACGTAAACTAATACAGGCAGCAGATAGTATTGCAAACGATGGTTATAATGATGAACTTGAACTAGATACAATTCTTAACGATGCTGAACGTCGTATTCTTGAACTATCTTCTACACGTGAAAGTGATGGATTTAAAGATATTCGTGACGTGTTAGGCGATGTATATGAAAATGCAGAATTGCTCGATCAGAATAGCGGTCAAACGCCAGGTATTCCTACTGGTTATCGTGATTTAGACCAGATGACGGCAGGTTTTAACCGTAACGATTTAATCATTTTAGCGGCGCGTCCTTCTGTTGGTAAGACTGCCTTCGCTCTTAATATCGCGCAAAAAGTTGCGACACACGAAGATCACTTTTCGGTTGGTATCTTCTCCCTCGAGATGGGTGCAGACCAACTAGCGACACGTATGATTTGTAGTTCGGGTAATGTGGATTCTAACCGTCTGCGTACTGGTACAATGACGGAAGAAGATTGGAATAGATTTACTATTGCAGTAGGTAAATTATCGCGTACAAAAATATTTATCGATGATACGCCAGGTATACGTATCACAGACATTCGTTCTAAATGTCGTCGCCTAAAACAAGAACATGGTTTAGACATGATTGTTATTGACTATTTACAGCTTATTCAAGGCAGTGGGTCACGTTTTTCAGATAATCGTCAACAAGAAGTATCTGAAATTTCACGTACTTTGAAGGCGATAGCCAGAGAATTAGAATGTCCTGTTATTGCATTGAGTCAGTTATCTCGTGGTGTAGAGCAACGTCAAGATAAACGTCCAATGATGAGTGATATTCGTGAGTCAGGTTCTATCGAGCAAGATGCCGACATCGTTGCCTTCTTATATCGTGACGACTACTATAATCGTGGTGAGGAAGATGAAGATGACGACGATGCTGGTTTTGAACCACAAACGAACGATGAGAACGGTGAAATTGAAATCATTATTGCTAAACAACGTAATGGCCCTACAGGAACGGTAAAATTACATTTCATGAAACAATACAATAAATTTACAGATATTGATTACGCGCATGCAGATTTTGGATAATTAAATAAAAAATATTTCCGTACGATAAACTATATTTTTGCTTTATCGTACGTTTTTTGAGTGGTTTTGGAGTTGTGCTTGATATGGAAGTATGTATTAAATATTTAATGCAACTTACCTTTAAAAGCTGTTAAAACAACGCTTTGAAGGGGTGAAACAACATGTTATAAAGAAACAAAAATTTAGAATGTGCCCAATTTTAATGTTCGATTTTTGTTTGCATT
The genomic region above belongs to Staphylococcus durrellii and contains:
- the dnaB gene encoding replicative DNA helicase, which encodes MDGMYEQNQMPHSNEAEQSVLGAIIIDPELVNSTQEVLLPESFYRGAHQHIFRAMMNLNEDNNEIDVVTIMDQLSQEGRLSEAGGPQYLAELTNNVPTTRNVQYYTDIVFKHALKRKLIQAADSIANDGYNDELELDTILNDAERRILELSSTRESDGFKDIRDVLGDVYENAELLDQNSGQTPGIPTGYRDLDQMTAGFNRNDLIILAARPSVGKTAFALNIAQKVATHEDHFSVGIFSLEMGADQLATRMICSSGNVDSNRLRTGTMTEEDWNRFTIAVGKLSRTKIFIDDTPGIRITDIRSKCRRLKQEHGLDMIVIDYLQLIQGSGSRFSDNRQQEVSEISRTLKAIARELECPVIALSQLSRGVEQRQDKRPMMSDIRESGSIEQDADIVAFLYRDDYYNRGEEDEDDDDAGFEPQTNDENGEIEIIIAKQRNGPTGTVKLHFMKQYNKFTDIDYAHADFG